One genomic window of Deltaproteobacteria bacterium HGW-Deltaproteobacteria-6 includes the following:
- a CDS encoding RNase adapter RapZ: MKNLHVVIITGLSGSGKSTALRALEDIGFFCVDNLPVVLLPKFLSITLQSSPDIKQVAMVMDLRERSFVEKYQRIFERLKEKGYKIEILFLEASEDSLLRRFSETRRNHPLSAKGSTIMEGIRLEVEKLSPLRQLADKIIDTTTSNVHQLKDIVQRQFLPSSRQKKMIVNVMSFGYRYGLPADADLVIDVRFLPNPYYVEDLKNFDGHHRDVEKYVLNNKESKDFLKKTIDLMNFLIPLYEKEGKARLNIALGCTGGKHRSVVMTNQFSSHFQKMKHMVHTSHRDINKS, translated from the coding sequence TTGAAAAATCTCCATGTTGTCATTATCACAGGATTATCCGGTTCCGGTAAGAGCACCGCGCTTCGGGCGCTGGAAGACATCGGTTTTTTTTGCGTGGACAATCTCCCCGTTGTTTTATTGCCGAAGTTTCTTTCGATTACCCTCCAGTCTTCGCCGGACATCAAACAGGTGGCGATGGTCATGGATTTACGGGAAAGAAGTTTTGTCGAAAAATACCAGCGTATTTTTGAACGCCTGAAGGAAAAAGGATATAAAATTGAAATCCTTTTTCTGGAAGCCAGTGAAGACTCGCTGCTGCGTAGATTCAGTGAAACAAGGCGCAATCATCCTTTATCCGCAAAGGGTTCCACGATTATGGAAGGAATCCGGCTGGAAGTGGAAAAGCTTTCGCCGCTGAGGCAGTTGGCCGACAAAATCATTGATACGACGACATCCAATGTGCATCAGCTCAAAGATATCGTTCAGAGGCAATTTCTTCCGTCTTCCCGGCAGAAAAAAATGATCGTCAATGTGATGTCATTTGGTTACCGTTACGGGTTGCCGGCGGACGCGGATCTGGTCATTGATGTGAGATTTCTGCCCAATCCCTATTATGTCGAAGACCTGAAGAATTTTGACGGTCATCATCGGGATGTGGAAAAGTACGTCTTAAACAACAAGGAAAGCAAAGATTTTTTAAAGAAAACAATCGATCTGATGAATTTTCTTATTCCTCTTTATGAAAAAGAAGGAAAAGCACGCCTCAACATTGCTCTTGGATGCACAGGCGGCAAGCATCGGTCCGTCGTGATGACCAATCAGTTCAGCTCCCATTTCCAGAAAATGAAACACATGGTTCACACGTCTCACCGGGATATTAACAAAAGCTGA
- a CDS encoding 3-deoxy-8-phosphooctulonate synthase codes for MQQVKLNNFTIGDRGGFTLIAGPCVIENEAATMAIASRLKQLTSKLQIPFIFKASYDKANRTSINSYRGPGLQEGLGILKRIKEKIGVPVLSDVHRFEEIDAAAGVLDIMQVPAFLCRQTDFVVEVAKKAKIVNVKKGQFLAPWDVANIIEKIKTAGNENILVTERGASFGYNNLVFDVRALPIMRAMGYPVIFDATHSVQLPGGAGTASGGQREMVPYLARAAVAAGVDGVFMEVHPDPEKALCDGANSLYLNSLEALLTTLKKIDEIVKREA; via the coding sequence ATGCAACAGGTGAAGCTTAATAATTTTACAATTGGAGATCGGGGTGGTTTCACATTGATTGCCGGTCCCTGCGTTATAGAAAATGAAGCGGCGACGATGGCGATTGCTTCCCGTTTAAAACAGCTGACATCAAAATTACAGATTCCTTTCATCTTTAAAGCCTCATACGATAAAGCCAACCGGACATCAATCAATTCCTATCGGGGGCCGGGGCTTCAGGAGGGTCTGGGCATCCTGAAGCGTATTAAAGAAAAAATCGGTGTGCCGGTGCTTTCCGATGTGCACCGCTTTGAAGAAATTGATGCGGCGGCCGGCGTGCTGGATATTATGCAGGTGCCTGCTTTTCTGTGCCGTCAGACGGACTTTGTTGTGGAGGTCGCGAAGAAAGCGAAGATTGTCAATGTTAAAAAGGGACAGTTCCTGGCTCCCTGGGATGTTGCCAATATTATCGAAAAGATCAAAACCGCCGGGAATGAGAATATTTTAGTCACCGAACGCGGGGCGTCTTTCGGCTATAATAACCTCGTTTTTGATGTGCGCGCCCTGCCGATTATGCGGGCGATGGGGTATCCGGTGATTTTTGATGCAACGCACTCGGTGCAGCTGCCGGGCGGCGCGGGGACTGCCTCCGGCGGTCAGCGCGAGATGGTGCCCTATCTGGCGCGGGCGGCGGTGGCGGCAGGTGTGGACGGTGTTTTTATGGAAGTTCATCCTGATCCCGAAAAAGCACTCTGCGACGGGGCAAATTCCCTTTATCTGAATTCACTCGAAGCGTTGCTGACGACCTTAAAGAAGATTGATGAAATCGTGAAACGTGAAGCGTGA
- the raiA gene encoding ribosomal subunit interface protein translates to MNISVTFRNSEGENWQKTYVEERIEKLKKYLDVPAEAHVIISTEKFRNVVEINLSANGWNVNAKEEDKDIHLAVDSCIDKIEKQLKKQKEKVREHKAKSIRHADRKTAEEQEEDDYTAKVVETRKVVLKFMSLEEAILELEGNKAHFLIYRDSTSEKVSLVHRLDDGSFAHIETNS, encoded by the coding sequence ATGAACATTTCGGTAACTTTCAGGAACAGTGAAGGCGAAAACTGGCAGAAAACGTATGTGGAAGAAAGAATCGAAAAGCTGAAAAAATATCTTGATGTGCCCGCCGAAGCCCACGTTATCATTTCAACCGAAAAATTTCGTAACGTTGTCGAAATAAATTTAAGCGCCAATGGCTGGAATGTAAATGCCAAAGAAGAAGACAAGGATATTCATCTGGCCGTAGACAGCTGTATTGACAAAATTGAAAAACAACTCAAAAAGCAGAAGGAAAAAGTCAGAGAACACAAGGCCAAAAGCATCCGTCACGCGGACAGGAAAACAGCGGAAGAACAGGAAGAAGACGATTATACGGCAAAAGTGGTCGAGACCCGCAAGGTCGTCTTGAAGTTCATGTCGCTCGAAGAAGCGATCCTGGAGCTGGAAGGCAACAAAGCCCATTTTTTAATTTATCGTGATTCGACCTCTGAAAAAGTCAGTCTGGTCCATCGCCTTGACGACGGTAGCTTTGCTCATATTGAAACGAACAGCTAA
- a CDS encoding PTS fructose transporter subunit IIA → MRLDQMFKIEYLNDHLLSHTKTDVMTELINVLIKSGLPIDGSKAIDVLQQRERLGSTGIGDGVAIPHAKVPDLQELVVAFGRSREGIAFDAIDGKPVQLFFMLLAPENSTGQHLKALARISKMLKTPKFRKKLIDAKTKNDLFKVIVEQDEPRPS, encoded by the coding sequence ATGCGACTGGATCAAATGTTCAAAATTGAGTATCTCAACGATCATCTCTTATCCCATACCAAAACAGATGTAATGACGGAATTGATTAATGTTCTGATTAAGAGCGGTCTCCCGATTGACGGAAGCAAAGCAATCGATGTACTGCAGCAGAGGGAAAGACTGGGGTCAACAGGAATCGGGGACGGCGTTGCCATTCCTCACGCCAAAGTTCCGGATCTTCAGGAGCTTGTTGTTGCTTTCGGACGCAGTCGAGAGGGAATTGCCTTTGATGCGATTGACGGGAAACCGGTTCAGCTGTTTTTTATGCTGCTGGCTCCGGAGAATTCGACCGGTCAGCATTTAAAAGCCCTGGCCAGGATTTCCAAAATGCTGAAAACACCTAAATTCCGTAAAAAACTTATCGATGCGAAAACAAAAAACGATTTATTCAAGGTGATCGTTGAGCAAGATGAGCCCCGTCCTTCATAA
- a CDS encoding site-specific tyrosine recombinase XerD, translating into MMRDLLNRYYNHLLIEKGAADNTLEAYGRDLNRYVSFLEQKGLTDVRSVIPETVVEFLVHVKNEGLSANSMNRSLAAMRGFYKYLLQEKVLDESPLTHIELAKVWMRLPDTVSKEEMISILRQPGDQTPSALRDSAMLELLYATGLRVSELIGLTMNSINWQVGFLVAMGKGSKERVVPIGKTAYDIVRRYVDEARPKLIKSKTTDCLFLNRFGGPFSRQGLWKIIVGYAQKAGLHKKVHPHTFRHSFASHLLAGGADLRAVQVMLGHSDISTTQIYTHVTKDRLKEIHKKYHPRG; encoded by the coding sequence ATCATGCGGGACTTATTAAATCGCTATTATAATCATCTCCTGATCGAAAAAGGAGCGGCAGACAATACGCTGGAAGCCTATGGACGCGACCTGAACCGTTATGTTTCCTTTCTGGAGCAGAAGGGGTTAACGGACGTCCGGTCCGTCATCCCGGAAACCGTGGTAGAATTTCTTGTGCATGTAAAGAATGAAGGGTTGTCGGCCAATTCGATGAACCGGTCACTTGCGGCCATGAGGGGTTTTTATAAATATTTATTGCAGGAAAAAGTTCTGGATGAGTCGCCGCTGACCCATATTGAACTGGCCAAAGTCTGGATGCGTCTGCCGGATACGGTGAGTAAAGAAGAGATGATTTCAATTCTCCGGCAGCCGGGAGATCAGACGCCATCCGCGCTGCGCGACAGTGCGATGCTGGAGCTGCTCTATGCGACCGGCCTGCGCGTTTCAGAGTTAATCGGTCTGACGATGAACAGTATCAACTGGCAGGTCGGCTTCCTGGTAGCCATGGGGAAGGGAAGCAAAGAACGGGTTGTCCCCATCGGTAAGACAGCCTATGACATTGTGAGGCGCTATGTGGACGAAGCCAGACCCAAACTGATCAAATCCAAAACGACGGATTGCTTGTTCCTGAATCGTTTCGGCGGACCATTTTCCCGCCAGGGACTCTGGAAGATCATTGTCGGTTATGCGCAAAAAGCGGGCCTGCATAAGAAAGTTCATCCGCATACCTTCCGTCATTCCTTCGCGTCTCACTTGCTTGCGGGAGGAGCGGATTTGCGTGCCGTGCAGGTGATGCTGGGGCATTCCGATATTTCGACAACGCAGATTTATACCCATGTCACAAAAGACAGATTGAAAGAGATCCATAAAAAATATCATCCGAGAGGCTGA
- the lptC gene encoding LPS export ABC transporter periplasmic protein LptC, with translation MRVNKKVKIIAAALIIMVLAALVIFAVVRGTGEKKTNVIKILPDQADVSIQDFVYTEVGKNNIQWEVKAKTAQYKKKQKLALFDQVQIKLTTQKGKVYIMTGDKGEMLTDKKDVEIKGHVVITSDTGEKVLTDYLHYGDVQKIIHTDAPVVMESKRMKIQGVGMSIFINKGHLTLLSRVRAEIR, from the coding sequence ATGAGAGTCAATAAAAAAGTAAAAATTATAGCGGCAGCATTGATCATCATGGTGCTTGCCGCCCTGGTCATTTTTGCAGTTGTGCGGGGAACCGGCGAAAAAAAGACCAATGTTATAAAAATATTACCTGATCAGGCGGATGTCAGTATCCAGGATTTTGTTTACACGGAAGTCGGCAAGAATAATATCCAGTGGGAAGTGAAAGCAAAAACCGCTCAATATAAAAAAAAGCAGAAGCTCGCCTTATTTGATCAAGTCCAGATAAAACTTACCACGCAGAAAGGTAAAGTCTATATCATGACGGGTGATAAGGGCGAAATGTTGACGGATAAAAAGGATGTTGAAATAAAAGGCCATGTTGTGATCACATCCGATACCGGGGAAAAAGTTCTGACGGATTATCTTCATTACGGCGATGTCCAGAAAATAATCCATACGGACGCCCCCGTTGTCATGGAAAGCAAGCGGATGAAAATACAGGGGGTTGGCATGTCCATTTTCATCAATAAAGGCCATCTGACGCTTTTGTCGAGAGTCAGAGCCGAAATCAGATAA
- the lptB gene encoding LPS export ABC transporter ATP-binding protein has protein sequence MSHLSAKGLIKIYNKRKVVNQIDLEITPGEVVGLLGPNGAGKTTTFYMIVGLVKPDGGEIFLDGEDISRYPMYKRARKGLNYLPQEPSIFRKLTVEENILAILETLDINEEERRERLKELLGELDLTALAKNHAYSLSGGERRRVEITRALVTSPKYILLDEPFAGIDPLAVADIQKIIEKLKNKGIGIIISDHNVRETLCCCDRAYIVNEGAILVHGEPEIIAQSELAKKIYFGEDFCL, from the coding sequence ATGAGTCATTTATCGGCAAAAGGACTGATTAAAATTTATAATAAAAGAAAAGTGGTCAATCAGATTGATCTGGAAATAACGCCCGGCGAAGTGGTCGGCTTATTGGGACCGAACGGCGCCGGAAAAACAACGACTTTTTATATGATTGTCGGCCTGGTTAAACCGGACGGAGGAGAAATATTTCTGGACGGCGAGGATATCAGCAGATATCCAATGTATAAACGGGCGCGAAAAGGTTTGAATTATCTGCCTCAGGAGCCGTCCATATTCCGCAAACTGACCGTGGAAGAAAATATATTGGCTATTCTGGAAACACTTGATATAAACGAAGAGGAGAGACGGGAAAGGCTGAAAGAACTTCTGGGTGAACTGGACCTCACTGCTCTGGCAAAAAACCACGCTTACTCTCTGTCCGGCGGCGAAAGAAGGAGAGTGGAAATAACAAGGGCTCTGGTCACGTCTCCGAAATATATCCTGCTGGATGAACCTTTTGCGGGCATTGACCCGCTGGCGGTGGCCGATATCCAGAAGATTATAGAAAAATTGAAAAATAAGGGGATCGGAATTATTATTTCCGATCACAATGTCCGGGAAACACTTTGCTGTTGTGACCGGGCTTATATTGTCAATGAGGGAGCGATTCTTGTTCATGGAGAACCGGAAATCATCGCGCAGAGTGAACTGGCCAAAAAGATTTATTTTGGCGAAGATTTCTGTTTATAG
- a CDS encoding ribose-5-phosphate isomerase, which translates to MKKILIASDHGAVDLKNEIVAFLKKNNAEVIDMGTQDDAAVDYPDMALAACNEFKKGGYDFGILLCGTGIGISIAANKVKGIRCALISDLCSAEMAKAHNNANFIAFGGRIKYSVPVIDMIDKFMNTTFAGDRHERRIAKMMAIEDQC; encoded by the coding sequence ATGAAAAAAATCTTGATAGCCTCTGATCATGGGGCAGTGGATCTTAAAAACGAGATCGTTGCTTTCTTAAAAAAGAATAATGCTGAGGTCATAGACATGGGAACCCAGGACGATGCCGCGGTCGATTACCCGGATATGGCGCTTGCCGCCTGCAATGAATTTAAAAAAGGCGGTTATGATTTCGGCATCCTGCTTTGCGGCACAGGCATCGGCATTTCGATTGCCGCCAATAAAGTCAAGGGCATCCGCTGCGCGCTCATTTCCGACCTCTGCAGTGCCGAAATGGCTAAGGCCCACAACAACGCCAACTTCATCGCCTTCGGCGGCAGGATCAAATACAGCGTTCCGGTAATAGATATGATCGATAAATTCATGAACACCACCTTTGCCGGCGACCGCCATGAACGGCGAATTGCCAAGATGATGGCCATCGAAGATCAGTGCTGA
- the rpoN gene encoding RNA polymerase sigma-54 factor yields the protein MAFELKQNLKLSQQLIMTPQLQQAIKLLILSRQELVDTINQEIEENPLLEEVTPDDASAEEVRADVEDDVQSIEKEESKAPDHTAELTGEGDGREEFDWNNYLEDYGPVGVSYDRADGDAPTLDNVVTESPSLVEHLMWQMKLSPFTGDEVRVGSQIVGNLDPNGYLCATLTEIAQLENVSEDQVETILKKVQEFDPPGVAARNLQECLLIQARMLTKENPLLEIIIRDHLKDLELKNYVHIARKLKVPLREVEIAVLLISKMDPRPGAMYSEEKVQSIIPDVYVVKSGDDYKIILNDDGLPRLRISNFYREIMAGVGGRDHAEEENGKKYIRDKVQSATWLIKSIQQRQKTIYKVAESIVKHQREFFDYGIDHLKPLVLRNIADDVEMHESTISRVVTNKYMHSHRGIFEMKYFFGSSIQRTSGENIASKSVKEEIKHLIAKENPKKPYSDCEIVDLLKAKGIDIARRTVAKYREMIGILPSSKRKKYF from the coding sequence ATGGCTTTTGAATTAAAACAGAACTTGAAATTGTCCCAGCAGCTGATCATGACGCCGCAATTACAGCAGGCGATTAAGCTTCTGATATTGTCCCGTCAGGAACTTGTGGACACGATCAACCAGGAAATCGAAGAAAATCCCCTCTTGGAAGAAGTAACGCCGGACGATGCCAGCGCCGAGGAAGTGCGGGCTGACGTCGAAGACGATGTTCAGTCGATAGAGAAGGAAGAAAGTAAAGCTCCGGATCATACCGCGGAACTGACCGGCGAAGGCGACGGCCGTGAAGAATTTGACTGGAATAATTATCTGGAGGATTACGGCCCCGTCGGTGTTTCTTATGACAGGGCGGACGGAGATGCGCCGACGCTGGATAACGTTGTAACGGAAAGTCCGTCGCTCGTGGAGCACCTGATGTGGCAGATGAAACTGTCGCCTTTTACCGGGGACGAAGTGCGAGTCGGTTCTCAAATTGTCGGCAACCTCGATCCCAACGGTTACCTGTGCGCGACGCTTACAGAGATTGCCCAGCTGGAAAACGTGAGTGAAGATCAGGTTGAGACTATCTTAAAAAAAGTGCAGGAATTTGATCCCCCCGGTGTGGCTGCCCGTAATCTTCAGGAATGCCTGCTCATTCAGGCCCGAATGTTAACCAAAGAAAATCCTCTTCTGGAAATCATCATCAGAGATCACCTGAAGGATCTGGAACTGAAGAATTATGTGCATATTGCCCGAAAATTAAAGGTTCCCCTTCGGGAGGTGGAAATCGCCGTTCTGCTGATCAGTAAAATGGATCCCCGGCCGGGCGCCATGTATTCGGAAGAAAAAGTTCAATCCATTATTCCCGATGTTTATGTTGTGAAATCGGGAGATGACTATAAAATTATCCTCAACGATGATGGTTTGCCGCGTCTGCGGATCAGCAATTTCTATCGTGAAATCATGGCCGGTGTCGGCGGAAGGGATCATGCGGAAGAAGAAAACGGCAAGAAATATATCCGTGATAAGGTTCAGTCGGCAACCTGGCTCATTAAAAGCATTCAGCAGCGGCAGAAGACCATTTATAAAGTTGCCGAAAGCATTGTCAAGCATCAGCGGGAATTCTTTGACTACGGTATCGATCATCTCAAACCCCTGGTATTGAGAAATATTGCCGATGACGTGGAAATGCATGAATCAACGATCAGTCGTGTTGTGACCAATAAATACATGCATTCTCACCGCGGCATCTTTGAAATGAAATATTTCTTCGGCAGTTCCATTCAGAGGACGTCCGGTGAAAATATCGCCTCGAAAAGCGTCAAAGAGGAAATCAAACATCTTATCGCGAAGGAAAACCCTAAGAAGCCGTACAGCGATTGTGAAATCGTTGATCTGCTGAAGGCCAAGGGCATCGATATTGCCAGGCGGACAGTTGCCAAGTATCGGGAAATGATCGGGATATTGCCGTCATCCAAGAGGAAAAAATATTTTTAA
- a CDS encoding phenylphosphate carboxylase subunit delta has product MQEKLKKIKMLVLDVDGVMTDGRIIMDSDGREMKNFNVRDGHGLVMIQRHGIQVAILTGRTSTVVEHRARDLKITEVYQGALNKKEVFDRILQKNNLTAEAIAYMGDDIVDIPVLKMVGFSVAVADAVDLVKKTVDYITVNSGGQGAVREICEMLLMSQGYWNEVAARYDFTDLM; this is encoded by the coding sequence ATTCAGGAAAAATTGAAAAAAATAAAAATGCTGGTTCTGGATGTGGACGGGGTGATGACCGACGGCAGAATCATCATGGACAGCGATGGACGGGAGATGAAAAATTTTAACGTCCGCGACGGTCACGGCCTGGTCATGATTCAACGCCATGGAATTCAGGTTGCCATTCTCACCGGGCGAACATCGACCGTTGTTGAACACCGGGCCCGTGATTTAAAGATTACAGAGGTGTATCAGGGAGCGCTGAACAAGAAGGAAGTATTCGATCGGATTCTTCAAAAAAACAACCTGACTGCGGAAGCCATAGCCTATATGGGTGATGATATTGTGGACATCCCCGTATTGAAAATGGTTGGGTTTTCCGTCGCAGTGGCGGATGCGGTGGATCTGGTGAAAAAAACGGTTGATTATATAACAGTCAACAGCGGCGGGCAGGGCGCGGTCAGAGAAATATGCGAGATGCTGCTCATGTCCCAGGGTTATTGGAATGAAGTCGCGGCACGATATGATTTTACCGATTTGATGTAA
- a CDS encoding peptidase M23, whose protein sequence is MMKRIGVYVTFAIIILLAGAAGWLYFADYLDRGKPVIKLNQDIIAIGRQKEIGMTLTDAASGLASLKVEIIQDNKSHILFQETFPSRTHKQKSVQLIINTDDLKLKNGPAVISITAIDCSLFKNEAILAAQIKIDTVPPQIAVLNPINYINQGGTGFITYRASKPTVLTGVFVDNRFSPGHTILINNKPTSVAYFALPMDASNAKTKIFIFARDEAGNENRISMPYNIKPKKFRSDKVNLGDSFLQQKMPEFQALTSLLQGKTNAEVFAYVNTTLRDENTKTIQNICNKSINKKLWEGAFLRMSNAKPTAMFGDQRTYLINGTSYGNAVHLGVDLASTAHASIEAANHGIVVFAGPLGIYGNTVIIDHGLGLFSLYGHLSSIEVTVGKNVKKQERIGISGLTGLAGGDHLHFSIVVGGQFVNPQEWWDSHWIEDNVMKKMAI, encoded by the coding sequence ATGATGAAAAGGATAGGCGTTTATGTAACGTTTGCCATAATTATTTTACTGGCCGGTGCGGCAGGCTGGCTTTATTTTGCCGATTATCTTGATCGGGGAAAACCGGTTATTAAATTGAATCAGGATATCATCGCCATCGGCCGGCAAAAAGAAATCGGGATGACTCTTACGGATGCGGCAAGCGGCCTCGCCAGCCTGAAAGTGGAAATTATCCAGGATAATAAATCGCATATTCTGTTTCAGGAAACGTTCCCGTCCAGAACACACAAACAGAAATCCGTTCAACTCATCATTAATACCGATGATCTCAAACTCAAAAACGGCCCAGCGGTTATCAGTATAACCGCTATAGACTGTTCTCTGTTTAAAAATGAAGCCATCCTGGCGGCACAAATCAAGATCGATACGGTACCCCCGCAAATTGCCGTGCTCAATCCGATCAATTACATCAACCAGGGCGGCACCGGTTTTATTACCTATCGCGCGTCCAAACCAACCGTATTGACAGGCGTCTTCGTGGATAACCGATTTTCCCCGGGGCACACCATTTTGATTAACAACAAACCGACATCGGTTGCTTACTTTGCTCTTCCTATGGATGCATCCAATGCCAAAACAAAAATTTTCATCTTCGCCCGCGATGAAGCAGGCAATGAAAACAGGATTTCGATGCCTTACAATATCAAACCGAAGAAATTCCGCTCCGATAAAGTCAATCTGGGAGATTCCTTTCTCCAGCAGAAAATGCCTGAATTTCAGGCATTGACTTCCCTGCTACAGGGGAAAACGAACGCTGAAGTATTTGCTTATGTGAATACAACTCTGCGCGATGAAAATACAAAAACTATTCAAAACATCTGCAACAAATCCATCAACAAGAAATTATGGGAAGGTGCATTTCTCCGGATGAGCAACGCCAAACCCACGGCAATGTTTGGAGATCAGAGAACCTATTTGATTAACGGCACATCTTACGGCAACGCGGTGCATCTCGGCGTTGATTTAGCCTCGACCGCACATGCGTCTATTGAAGCCGCCAATCATGGAATCGTCGTCTTTGCCGGTCCGCTGGGCATTTACGGCAATACCGTTATCATCGACCACGGTCTGGGATTGTTCAGTCTGTACGGACATCTTTCGTCTATCGAAGTCACCGTCGGGAAAAATGTTAAAAAACAGGAAAGAATCGGCATTTCCGGATTAACCGGTCTGGCCGGCGGCGACCATTTGCATTTCAGCATTGTGGTTGGAGGACAGTTTGTCAATCCCCAGGAATGGTGGGATTCGCACTGGATTGAAGACAACGTGATGAAAAAGATGGCGATCTAA
- the lptA gene encoding lipopolysaccharide transport periplasmic protein LptA, which translates to MNMKKIYFIVFFIILTISTGAWAQVGLNQKNKLSKNEPIELVADKMEAFQESKMVVFSGNAVATQGDIKMKSDRLSIFYKKSRDKKEKIGQQEVEGTGDLDRIEATGHVTITQKDMMATGKNAVYYHDNGQFVLSGNPVLQQGNNVIKGCKVIFYSNEERGRVEPCAQENSGRVTATIHTQKKKLK; encoded by the coding sequence ATGAACATGAAAAAAATATATTTTATTGTATTCTTTATTATATTAACAATAAGTACAGGTGCGTGGGCACAGGTCGGCTTGAATCAGAAAAACAAGTTGAGTAAAAATGAGCCGATTGAACTGGTTGCCGATAAAATGGAAGCTTTTCAGGAAAGCAAGATGGTTGTTTTCTCCGGGAATGCCGTGGCCACGCAAGGCGATATTAAAATGAAATCGGATCGCCTGTCTATCTTCTATAAAAAGTCCCGTGATAAAAAGGAAAAAATCGGGCAGCAGGAGGTTGAAGGGACGGGAGATCTTGATAGAATTGAGGCAACAGGGCATGTTACAATCACGCAAAAAGATATGATGGCGACTGGGAAAAATGCTGTTTATTATCATGATAACGGGCAATTTGTTCTGTCGGGGAATCCCGTATTGCAACAGGGCAATAATGTCATAAAAGGATGCAAAGTTATTTTTTACAGTAATGAAGAGCGGGGTAGAGTTGAACCCTGTGCTCAGGAAAATTCAGGAAGAGTTACCGCGACCATTCATACGCAGAAGAAAAAATTAAAATAA